The genome window GGTCCAGATCCCGCCCCACGCGTATCGCGTGATCATGTCCTGGAATTCTTCGTTGAACGGCGTCAGGTGCTGCAGCGAGCGATCGACATGCGCCGCGCCCAACACCTCGCGGCGTACCGCGAGTCCTTTCTGATAGCGCGTCTTCTCCTGCAGCGCGCCCCGATCGAAAAAGTCCAGCAAGGTCTGCGAATACGCGTCGGCCTTCTCGACATTCGCGATGTGGCCGGCGGCGAATTCCTTGTAGCGTGCACCTGGGATTTGCGCATGCAGCCAGCGGCCCTGCTCGGCGCTCGTGGAGAGATCGTGCGTGCCGGCAATGACCAGCGTCGGCACGCTGACCGACGCCGCCGCGTCCCGCAAATCCGCGCTGGCCAATGCGCCGCAGTTCGCGCAATAGCCTGCTTCCGATGTCGTCGTCAGTACCGCGCGCAAAGGCACCAGCTTTTCGGGATGCGCGGTCTGGAACCCTTCGGTAAACCAGCGCGACAGAATCGTATCGGCGAATCCGGCGAGGGTCTTTTCCTGTACGGTGTCGATGCGCGTCTGCCAGGACGCCTCGCTACCCACGCGTGCCGCGGTATTGCTCAATACCAGTTTGTCCAGTCGATCCGGATGCTCGATCCCGAGCGCGAGGCCGGTCAGTCCCCCCATCGAGATGCCGCAGAAATGACTGCGCGCGATGCCGAGATGGTCCCATAAGGCGATGACGTCATCGCGCAACTGCTCGATCGCATAGGGTCCTTGCGGTGCACTCGACTGGCCATGACCGCGGGTGTCGTAACGCAATAGGCGGAAATACGGCGACAGCGCCTCGGCCTGCGCCGACCACATCGTCAAGTCCGTGCCCAGGGAATTCGACAAGGTCAACCAGGGCGCGCCCTCCGGGCCTTCCACGCGATAACGCAGACGCACGCCATTCACGTCGGCCCATTGGTCCTGCGCCTGCGGCGCCGTGCGAGGTGTCGCATTTGGCTCCATCGATTCTCTCCGTTTCCAAACGATTTCGTATATAGGGTGGCAAGGCGAGCCAGCGCATGGTTCATCGCGGCTGACGGTGACAACAGGCACGCATGACGTCGGCATCAGCGTCGTCCCGCTGCGGCGAGCCGGTCAGCGGGACGCCTGCGGCGCGCTGTCGCTTGCCTGATATCGTGCCAGCACGGCGTCGACAAAGGCGCCGGCCTGCCCCGTGTAATGGGCGGGATCCAATAATTGCGTCAATTGCGTCTCCGACAATTGCGCACGAACTTCCGACTGCTCCAGCAACACCTCTCGCAAGGTGCACTTTTGCGAGACGGCGGCCTTCGATGCCGCCTCGACCAGATGATGCGCTTCGATGCGCCCCAAGCGTTCGCCCAAGGCCAGCATGACCGCCTCGCCGAGAATCAGTCCCTGCGTGAGATCCAGATTCGCCGACAGGCGCCCGCGATCGACGTTCAAGCCGTCGAGGATACCGACGACGGCATCGAGCGCGCCACTGGTCAGCCGTGCGATATCGGGCAGCGCATCCCACTCCGCCTGCCATCCGCCCAGCGCCCGTTCGTGTTGCTGCACCATGCCACCGAGCATCGTCGCCACCAAGGACGGCACGCGCTGTGCCGCGGTCAAGACGGCCGCGCAGCCCACGGGATTACGCTTGTGCGGCATCGTCGACGATCCGCCTTTGCCCGCTCCGGCCGGCTCCGCCAGTTCGCCGATCTCGGTCTGCATCTGCAACGCGATATCGCCGGCCAGCTTGCCGAGACTGCCGGTTACCATGCCCCAACAACATGCCAGCTCCGCGAGGCGGTCGCGCTGCGTATGCCAGGACACGTCCGGTGCCCGAAGGTCCAGCGCCGCGGCCAAACCTCGCAGCACGGCGGGCGCGTGTGCGCCGAGGCTCGCCAGCGTGCCGGCCGCGCCGCCGAATTGCAGCACGCGGACCTGCTCGCGCGCGGCGGCCAGCCGTGTCCGATGACGCAGCATCGCATCCAAGGCCTGGGCGAACTTCAGGCCGAGCGTGATGGGCAGCGCCTGCTGTAACCAGGTGCGGCCGACCTGTGGCGTATCGCGATGCGTCGCGGCCAAGCTCGCGAGCAGTTGGCAGACCCGCGCCAATGCGGCGTCGATCACGTCGCAACTGTCCAGGGACTGCAGCACGGTGGCCGTGTCGATGATGTCCTGGCTGGTCGCCCCCCAATGGACGTAGCGTGCCGCCTCTGGATCCCGAGCCTTGACCACGGCGGTCAATTGCTTGACGAGCGGAATGGCCGTGTTGCCCGCGGAAGCGCTCGCGTCCAACAAGGCCGGAATGTCGAGCAGCGCGACGTCGCACGCGGCGGCGATCGGCGCCACCGCCGCGTGCGGCACGACGCCGGCGTCGGCACTGGCGCGCGTCAGGGCGGCTTCGACATCGAGCATGCGCTGCAGCGTCGTCTCGACTTCCCAGATCGGCAGCATGGCGCGGCCGCCGTAAAGTCGATCGGTTATGCGCCCCGAAACCGGAGACGAGGATTGGGAAGGGGATGGCGTGGAGGTCGTGGCAGTCATGGCGGGCTTTATCGATGTTCGCGTGACGAACGTAAATTCTATAAACGAACACCTTTTTTATCTTAGGTCTCGCCTCGAAGCATTGTCAACGGACTGCGCACGCCGCCGCGCACGATGGATGATTTTTCGCGGGTAAACGATAGGAGATGCCGGCCGCTCATCGTGGCGGGTGGCATCCGCCATGGGAGGCGGCCGCCTTGTGCCGCGGCGCGGCCTGACCTTATCCCAATTTGGCGGCTTCCCGCAGGCAGGCCAACCATCCGTGCAAGGCGACCGGCGTCTGCCGGTCGACCGGCAGGATCATCCCGACCGGCTCCTCGGATCCCGCCGTCGAAATGGGCAGCGTCTGCAACAGGCCGGACTCCACGTCGAGCCGGATCGCGCTATGCGGCACGAACCAGACGAAATCGTGCTCGCGCACCAGTTGCCGCCCCATCGACACCGACACCGTCTCAATCCGCGGCGCCGCCGTTCGCGCGCCCCCGTCCTCCAATGTCGCCAGTATCCGATTTGCCGATTCCCGGATCAGCGTACCAGCCGGCGGCAGAATCAGCGGATACGCCAGCAACTGCGTCGCACCGATCCGTCTCTCCGACAGCAACGGGTGCTTTGGCGCGACGCAGGCACTGAGGGGCTCGCTACGCAGGAATTCGAAATTGAGGCCCGACATCGCCGCAGGATCGGCGATACGACCCAGCGCCATATCGAGCTCGGCGTCTCGCATGCCATTCAGCAAGGCACGGTTGGTGCCGGTGGTGAGTTGCAGCGTGACGTGCGGCCAGGCATCACCGAAGCGTTTGATGGCAAGCGTGACCCAGTCGCTGACCAGGGTGGGAAGCACGCCGATGCGCAGACGTTCCGGTCCGACATCGGTGGCGTGTATCGCGGCGTCGATGCCGTCCTGCAGGCTGATCATGCAGGCTGCGGCATGCCGCTGAAAGGCCATCGCCGACGCGGTCGGCGTCGCGCCGTTACGGCCGCGCACGAATAGCACCACGTTCAACGCGCCTTCGAGTTCCGAGAGCGTCTTCGATGCGGCAGGCTGGCTGATCGACAAGGCATCGGCCGCCTTTTGCAGGCTCCCCTGCTGCAGGACGGCCAGGAAACATTGGAGGTGGCGAAGCTTGATGCGGTTAAGCGTGGTCATGCACCTTTCCAGCGTGATACGGGTGTACAGGAGGACATACCGCAGGACCTAGGGTTAACACCCTCAAACCAGCGGTTGGGATAACCCTGAGAAAACACCATTTTGCATGTGAAACGGTTAAGCATACAGTGTCGTCATCGCATTGCGATCAAAATGACCCTGCAGTATGCGGCCCCGACGCACCGAAGCTCGAGCACGCGCACGCGCAAGACTGCATCAGACCGCGGCCGCCAAAAAAAGGAGACAAGCGTATGTCCTCATTGCTGATCACGCCGCGCGACTGGGAAACCCAGCCCGCGTATTCGACCCCATCCTATCGCTCGACCGGATTACGGGCACCCAGCCAGTCATTGATTCCACTGCCGGCAAAGCTGCGCGAACTGCGCGCACCGGTCTATGGCGCGGAGCGTCTCGGCGCTCTCGATCATGACCTGACACGCAATGCGGCGCGCAATGGCGAGCCGTTGGGAGAACGCATTATCGTCACCGGCCGGGTGCTGGACGAAGGCGGGCAACCGGTGCGCAATACCTTGGTCGAAATCTGGCAAGCGAATGCCGCCGGGCGCTACGTCCACAAGGTCGATCAGCACGGCGCCCCGCTCGATCCCAATTTCCTGGGTGCCGGCCGCTGCATGACCGATGATCAGGGACGCTATCGCTTTATGACGATCAAGCCGGGCGCCTATCCCTGGGGCAATCATCCGAATGCCTGGCGGCCGCAGCACATCCATTTTTCCTTGTTCGGCGATTACTTCGCATCGCGCCTGGTAACGCAGATGTACTTCCCGGGCGACCCGCTGTTCGCGTTCGATCCGATCTATCAAGGTACGCCAGAAGCCTATCGCAACCGTCTGGTCGCACGCTTCGACCTGGATACGACCGAGGCCGATTTCGCATTGGGATATCAGTTCGATATCGTCCTGCGTGGCCCGCAACAGACGCCGATGGAGTAAGCCGACATGACGAACAATACGACCCCGCTGGCCACCGCCGACCATAACGGCAATCCGTTGAAGCAGACCCCGTCGCAAACCGTCGGTCCCTTCTTTGCCTATGGCTTGACGCCGACACAATACAACTACGGCTTCGACAGTCTGTTCACGCCCGTCATCGCACAGCCCACCGCGCGCGGCGAGCACATCACGATCACCGGCCAGGTGTTCGATGCGAACGGTGCGCCGATCGTCGATGCGTTGTTGGAGTTTCTGCAACCGGATAGCGAGGGGCGCTACATCGGCACCCCGCAGGAAGCCAGCGAAACCGGCTTCAGCGGTTTTGGTCGCGTCGGCACCGGTACCGATCCGAAGGCCCGCTATACGATCGAGACCTTGAAGCCCGGCGTTGCCACGGCGGGAGATGCGCCGCATATCAACGTCATCGTGTTGATGCGTGGTGTGCTGCTGCACGCCTTCACCCGCATTTACTTCGACGATGAAGCCGCCGCGAACGAGAAGGATCCGGTCCTGAACATGGTGCCGGCCGCGCGCCGGGCAACGCTCGTCGCTAAAACGGAAGCCGTGTCCGGCAAGAAGACCTATCGCTTCGATATCCGCATGCAAGGCGACGGCGAAACGGTCTTCTTCGACCTGTAATACCGCGTCCACGGACCCGCTCGCGGATGCGGCGGGTTCGTTCAGACGCAGGCGTTTTATTCGTCGGCGTTCGCCAATTCGAAGCGAATCGGTTGTGCGCCTTCCCACAAGGTCCGCACGCCCAGATCCCGCAGCTTTTCCTTACCCTCGACGATCGTCAGAAAGTGGTTGCCGGCCAGTTGGCCCAGCTTGCTCGAGAAGCAGCATGAACCATAGGCCATGATGATTTCCGTCTCGCTATAGCCACCCGGGTAGAACAGCACATCGCCGACCGAGGGATGGCTGGTGTGATTCTCGAAACCCAGGGGCTGGCCGTCCAGCTCGAGTTTCCAATCGCCCAGCGGTACCCAGCACCCCTCGCCGCTCCAACGGACGTGGATCAGCTTCTGCTCGTAGGGCAGCAAGGCCAGGAAAGCCTTTACCGTATGCGGCGCATCCGGATGGGTTTCAGCGATGAAAACGTCGTCGCCAGAGGTGATCTTGATTCGCGTCATGGTAGAGTAATCTGAAATTCGTATCGAGCGCCGTCCGGGCGCGATGGCCGCCAACCGGACCGCACACTTGTTTTGCCACGCGGTAATGATGCCCGCGCCATTTATCTAGCGCAACTCATCGTACCAGGGTCGTGCGTGCGCTGTATTGCGAAGGCGATATGACACTCATCACGCCCAGATCGCGCTTGCCTCGCACACACACGGAGCCTACGGGACGTAGGGGGCGCGCACGCAGACGCGCATCAGGTCCGCATCCGATCCAGTTCCGCCACGCGTCGCCACTCGTCCGCGGCCAGGCCATCCAGCGTATCTCGAAAAGCTTGCGCGGCCAGATCCAGATCCTCCGCCGTCACCGTTTCCAGCGGGTTATGGCTAATGCCCCCATTGCCGCAACGTACAAACAGCATCGCGACATCGGCGATTCGACTCATTTCCACCGCGTCGTGCCCGGCGCCGGACGGTAAATGCCGGATCGGCACGCCGAGTCGATCCAGGGCACGGACGAACCGCGCCTGCAGCGCCGGCGCGCAGGGCACCGTATCCGATGCCAATACTAATTCCGTCTCCACCTGGATGCCGCGCCGCGCGCAGATGGCCTGGATACGCGTCATCACGTCCGACACGGCGGCGTCCCGTATCCCGTCCTCGCCCGCGCGAATGTCCAGCGACAACAGGCAGCGGCCCGGTACGACATTCACCGATCCGTTCGGCACTTCGAGCCGGCCGACCGTGCCCACCAAAGAGGGCACGCCGCTGCAGCGCTGTTCCACATACAGCGTGATCTCGGCTGCCGCTGCGGCGGCGTCGCGACGCAAATCCATTGGCATCGCACCGGCATGTCCGGCGATCCCGGTCAGATGCACGAGATAGCGCTTGCTGCCGGAGATCGCGGTGACCACGCCCACCGGCACTTGCTCGGTGAACAGTACTGGCCCCTGCTCGATATGGACCTCAAGGAAAGCCAACACCGTGGACGGATCACGTTTTCCGTCCCGTAATGCCTGCTGCAAGACGTTTTCGTCGTCGTGCGGCAGACTCGGCTTGTCCGGCGCGGACGGTAAGTCTTGCGCGGCACCATCCCGCGCGGCCAGCCGTTGCGCATTGGCCAGCACCGCCTCGCGCAATGGCACCCCCTGTTCATCGGTGCGTGCCAGCACCGATGCATCGATATTGCCGGTGAGTACGCTACTGCCGAGGAAAGACGTCTTGAAACGCACGCCCTCCTCTTCGGCAAAGGCGATCACATCGATATCGAACGGGAATCGCTCGCCCCGCCGATGCATTTCGGCGATCAGCGTAATGGGCAGCAGGATACCGACGCGGCCATCGTATTTACCGCCATTGCGGACCGTATCGTAATGCGAGCCGGTGACCACGCTGCGCGCCCCCACGACGGACGAGCGATAGCGGCCGATCACATTGCCGAAGATATCGATATGCGCCTGCATGCCGGCGCGACGCATCCACTCGGCGATCAGATCCGCGCAAGCATGATGCGCCGGCGTCAGATAGGTGCAGGTCAATACGGCCGGCACACGACCAGCGGCATCGACGGCGGCGTCATCGCTATGCACTGCCAACGCCTCGCACCAGCGCATCACCTCGCGCCCATGGAATACCTGGCGCCCCAGCAAGTGATTGAAGCGCAACTCGGCGATGCGATTGACCTGACGGACGGCCTCGGCCAATTCGTCGCGACGCTGCGCCCGCAGGCGACGTTGCAGCGCGGCGAGGATGTCGGCCATCGCGGCCGCTGCCCCGACCGCAGCAACAACACTCGCGCCGGACCGATCGAGATGGTCGGCGGCCAGGATGAAAGGAAAGCCGAAGCGTTTCCGATACGCGAGATTTTCGGCGATCACTTTCTCGCGCAGACTGTCGAGCAGGCCGGCATCGTCGTCTTCAGGTTTCGATGGTGCCGCGGAATCGCGCTCGGCTGGCGACGTCGCCAGCGTTCCCAGGTGGCACCCGCCGCCAAACGTCTCGCGCGTAGCCGCGCTATCGGTCAGATCCGGATGCGCCCGGATGACCGCTAATTGCTCATCTTCGCTCGCATCCGCGACACTGCGCCAGAGCGCGTGAAGCAAGGCCGCGGGGCTCGCAAAAGGGCGTGCCCTCGCCACCCGGCGAACCACCCATTCACTGTGTGCGTACAGGCCCTCGAGGGCGACCAGAAAGCCGTCGTCGTCGACCGTACTCAACTGCTCCATTGTCATTTTTCGATTCATCGCGCCTCCGCCGCTGCGCCGCATTATCGCTCATGCGGCGCGTTCGCTGCATAAGGCGGCCGCACTAGGCGTTGTTGTCGCCGGCCAGCTTGCGCAGCAGGAACAAAATCGCGACCCGCTCCACCGCATTCAGGTCGGCCATGGTCAATTCGCTGATCCGGGCAGCCGACGGGGTGGTGTCGTTCAGCACCTGTTCGCCATCCGCCGTTAATTCGACGACGGTCTTGCGGCGGTCCGTCGCATCGGTGCGCAGCGCGATCAGGCCGCGCGCGCGCAGGCGTTCGATGATGCCGCGCGCGGTGGCGGCATCGATCGCCGTCGCCTTGCCGAGATCGCTCATCGACGAGGGTCCCATCCGTCGGCTCGCGCTCATCACGGCGAATTGCACGGCCGTCAGTTGCGGATCGGCGATCGTCTGATTGAAGATCGCCAGATGACGCTGATGCGCCTTGCGCAGCAGATGCCCGATCTGCTGCTGAACATCGTAATCGGATAGGCCGCCCTCAACGGGCCGGTCCGACGTAACATCGGACGGGAGCGGTGTGCCGGTCTGTGAATCGTCTGACATAAGGGCAAAGCTCGATCGATGAAGGAAACGGTGCATGCGATGCGGCTATTGCGTCGCATGCTCGTGCGTCAAGGCGGCCCGCACGCGTGCCGATGCGGCGCGCAAGTCTGTCCAGGCGGGCCGATCCGGCGCGTGTTCGGCACGCAGATAGCCGGCCAGCGCGGCGATCTGGGCGTCGTCGTATGCATCGGCGAATCCCGGCATGAAACCCAGGTCCGGGCTCGCTGGATCGTCGATGCCGGCAAGAATCACTCGCAGCAGATTATCCGGCTTCTCCGCCTGGATGCTGCTGTTCAACGCCATTTCCGGACGTACGCCGAAATGACCGACGCCGGCCTGCGGCGTATGGCAGACCGCGCAGGCAGCATCGAAGAGTCGCTTGCCCGGTTGCAATGCGGCCGGCAGCGCGACCTCCGATCGCGGCATCGACACGGCGTCGGGCGCGGGCGCGATCGTCTGCTGTCCGGCGGCGTGCCACGAGGCGACGTAGTGCGCGATCGCGCGGACATCGGCAGCCGGCAAGGTCGCCAGATTGCGAACCACCGGCGCCATCGGCCCGGCCGCCACCCCATGCTCGGCGGAGAAACCGACGCGCAGATAGTCATACAAGGCCGCTTCGGTCCACGGCTGCGGCGCGTCGCCCTGACCGATCAACGCCGGCGCGGTCCAGCCATCGGCCAGGCCACCGCTGAGATAGGCTGCCGTTCCCGGACCGCCACGCTCGGCGCCCAGCGCATTGCGCGGCGTGTGGCAGGCACCGCAATGCCCGAGGGCCTCGACGAGATAGGCACCGCGCCGCCACTCGGCACTGCGCGACGGGTCCGGCGCGAAAGGCTGCCTATCGAGATAGAGCGCGTTCCACCCGGCGAGCAACGGCCGCACGCCCCATGGGAAGCCGAGCGCTGTGCGACGCGTCGCCAACGCCGCCGGCGTCGCCTCGGGCGCACGCGTCATCAAGAAGGCATATAGCGCGGTCATGTCCGCGTCGGTCATCTTGCCGAACGCCGTGTACGGAAACACCGGATAGAGATGACGACCGTCACGCGAGATGCCTTCACGCATCGCGCGCTCGAATGCCGAATAAGACCAGCCACCGATGCCATCCTTTACATCGGGCGTCAGATTCGTCGAGTAAACGGTGCCGAACGGCGTATCGAAGGGCCGGCCACCGGTGCTGGCTGCCGCGCCTTCCGCCGTATGGCACACCGCGCAGTCCGCGGCGGCGGCGAGACGGCGCCCCCGTTCGATCGTGGCGGCCGTCCAGGTGTCCGGCGCCGGCGGCGCAACCCGCGGGATCTCGTTCCGAAACGGTCGCAACGGACCGAGCATGCGCACCGCCCCATCGGTCACCAAAGCCTGCCAGGACAGCGCACCGACGACCATCGCGCCCGCGGTAGCGGCGAGCCGGCCGCCCCACCGGCGTCGTCCTCCCACGAGCGGCGCGCGCCGGATATCGCGACGCTCGACATGCTCGACACGCGAAGCAGACGCCGGTACGTCGTCGACGGTACCAACATCGCCGCGTGGTGCCGCGCCGCGCGGAAGCACGGCATCACGGTCAGCGCCGTCCGCCGCGCCTGCCACGGGGCCGAACAAGCGGATAGGCATCGAGCGTTCGCGCTTGCCATTGGCTGCGAACACCGCATTCGCGACAGCGGCCGCCGCCAATCCGGCCGCGACGCGCTGCCATCGCGATTTCCCCGCAGGGTCGAACGTCGTCTCTGTGGTGTCCCGAGGTCCGAGAGCCGGCGAGAGCGCCCCCTCGGATCCGGCATACTGAGCAATCGAGGCGTCTGTTGCCGGGCCGCCGAGCGATGCGGTGCGGACCCAAGGCTGACTGTCGGCGGACTCGTCGAAGGGCACCGACAGCCCCGGGCCGTCCAATTGTTGTGCCGACGGCGATCCGAGCAGACCTTGCAAGGCCTGCGTCACCAGGGACTCGCTCAAACCGTCGATCTGGAACGCCGGGTCGGCGCTGTTCGCTCCCGGCAGAACGCCCTCGGCGCGTCCCGCCACCACGCGTTGCAACTGCATCGCGCCGGTACGGCGATCGACGGCAAGTTCGACGATCCATGCCATATACGATGGCGCGTTACGCCCGATGTCGACCGGTAGCGATGCGTCGGCGCGATGATCCGCCGTTTGCACCGGGCCGACTTCGGCGCCCAAGGTCGCATACGCGACGCCGCGCCCCAGAAGCAAGCCTTTGTTGCGCGCGGCCTTGATGGCG of Robbsia sp. KACC 23696 contains these proteins:
- the pcaD gene encoding 3-oxoadipate enol-lactonase, yielding MEPNATPRTAPQAQDQWADVNGVRLRYRVEGPEGAPWLTLSNSLGTDLTMWSAQAEALSPYFRLLRYDTRGHGQSSAPQGPYAIEQLRDDVIALWDHLGIARSHFCGISMGGLTGLALGIEHPDRLDKLVLSNTAARVGSEASWQTRIDTVQEKTLAGFADTILSRWFTEGFQTAHPEKLVPLRAVLTTTSEAGYCANCGALASADLRDAAASVSVPTLVIAGTHDLSTSAEQGRWLHAQIPGARYKEFAAGHIANVEKADAYSQTLLDFFDRGALQEKTRYQKGLAVRREVLGAAHVDRSLQHLTPFNEEFQDMITRYAWGGIWTRDGLPRHTRSLLTIGLMIALNRNEELALHLRAARNNGVTREEVKEVLLQCAIYCGVPAANSAFHLAETIWQEQDKAQNG
- a CDS encoding 3-carboxy-cis,cis-muconate cycloisomerase, producing MTATTSTPSPSQSSSPVSGRITDRLYGGRAMLPIWEVETTLQRMLDVEAALTRASADAGVVPHAAVAPIAAACDVALLDIPALLDASASAGNTAIPLVKQLTAVVKARDPEAARYVHWGATSQDIIDTATVLQSLDSCDVIDAALARVCQLLASLAATHRDTPQVGRTWLQQALPITLGLKFAQALDAMLRHRTRLAAAREQVRVLQFGGAAGTLASLGAHAPAVLRGLAAALDLRAPDVSWHTQRDRLAELACCWGMVTGSLGKLAGDIALQMQTEIGELAEPAGAGKGGSSTMPHKRNPVGCAAVLTAAQRVPSLVATMLGGMVQQHERALGGWQAEWDALPDIARLTSGALDAVVGILDGLNVDRGRLSANLDLTQGLILGEAVMLALGERLGRIEAHHLVEAASKAAVSQKCTLREVLLEQSEVRAQLSETQLTQLLDPAHYTGQAGAFVDAVLARYQASDSAPQASR
- a CDS encoding LysR substrate-binding domain-containing protein yields the protein MTTLNRIKLRHLQCFLAVLQQGSLQKAADALSISQPAASKTLSELEGALNVVLFVRGRNGATPTASAMAFQRHAAACMISLQDGIDAAIHATDVGPERLRIGVLPTLVSDWVTLAIKRFGDAWPHVTLQLTTGTNRALLNGMRDAELDMALGRIADPAAMSGLNFEFLRSEPLSACVAPKHPLLSERRIGATQLLAYPLILPPAGTLIRESANRILATLEDGGARTAAPRIETVSVSMGRQLVREHDFVWFVPHSAIRLDVESGLLQTLPISTAGSEEPVGMILPVDRQTPVALHGWLACLREAAKLG
- the pcaH gene encoding protocatechuate 3,4-dioxygenase subunit beta encodes the protein MSSLLITPRDWETQPAYSTPSYRSTGLRAPSQSLIPLPAKLRELRAPVYGAERLGALDHDLTRNAARNGEPLGERIIVTGRVLDEGGQPVRNTLVEIWQANAAGRYVHKVDQHGAPLDPNFLGAGRCMTDDQGRYRFMTIKPGAYPWGNHPNAWRPQHIHFSLFGDYFASRLVTQMYFPGDPLFAFDPIYQGTPEAYRNRLVARFDLDTTEADFALGYQFDIVLRGPQQTPME
- the pcaG gene encoding protocatechuate 3,4-dioxygenase subunit alpha; this encodes MTNNTTPLATADHNGNPLKQTPSQTVGPFFAYGLTPTQYNYGFDSLFTPVIAQPTARGEHITITGQVFDANGAPIVDALLEFLQPDSEGRYIGTPQEASETGFSGFGRVGTGTDPKARYTIETLKPGVATAGDAPHINVIVLMRGVLLHAFTRIYFDDEAAANEKDPVLNMVPAARRATLVAKTEAVSGKKTYRFDIRMQGDGETVFFDL
- a CDS encoding DUF3830 family protein is translated as MTRIKITSGDDVFIAETHPDAPHTVKAFLALLPYEQKLIHVRWSGEGCWVPLGDWKLELDGQPLGFENHTSHPSVGDVLFYPGGYSETEIIMAYGSCCFSSKLGQLAGNHFLTIVEGKEKLRDLGVRTLWEGAQPIRFELANADE
- a CDS encoding hydantoinase/carbamoylase family amidase, translating into MNRKMTMEQLSTVDDDGFLVALEGLYAHSEWVVRRVARARPFASPAALLHALWRSVADASEDEQLAVIRAHPDLTDSAATRETFGGGCHLGTLATSPAERDSAAPSKPEDDDAGLLDSLREKVIAENLAYRKRFGFPFILAADHLDRSGASVVAAVGAAAAMADILAALQRRLRAQRRDELAEAVRQVNRIAELRFNHLLGRQVFHGREVMRWCEALAVHSDDAAVDAAGRVPAVLTCTYLTPAHHACADLIAEWMRRAGMQAHIDIFGNVIGRYRSSVVGARSVVTGSHYDTVRNGGKYDGRVGILLPITLIAEMHRRGERFPFDIDVIAFAEEEGVRFKTSFLGSSVLTGNIDASVLARTDEQGVPLREAVLANAQRLAARDGAAQDLPSAPDKPSLPHDDENVLQQALRDGKRDPSTVLAFLEVHIEQGPVLFTEQVPVGVVTAISGSKRYLVHLTGIAGHAGAMPMDLRRDAAAAAAEITLYVEQRCSGVPSLVGTVGRLEVPNGSVNVVPGRCLLSLDIRAGEDGIRDAAVSDVMTRIQAICARRGIQVETELVLASDTVPCAPALQARFVRALDRLGVPIRHLPSGAGHDAVEMSRIADVAMLFVRCGNGGISHNPLETVTAEDLDLAAQAFRDTLDGLAADEWRRVAELDRMRT
- a CDS encoding MarR family winged helix-turn-helix transcriptional regulator; its protein translation is MSDDSQTGTPLPSDVTSDRPVEGGLSDYDVQQQIGHLLRKAHQRHLAIFNQTIADPQLTAVQFAVMSASRRMGPSSMSDLGKATAIDAATARGIIERLRARGLIALRTDATDRRKTVVELTADGEQVLNDTTPSAARISELTMADLNAVERVAILFLLRKLAGDNNA
- a CDS encoding cytochrome c produces the protein MTAARHLSDGSDGALPNEESATLHAEYHWIAHQTATVTLQAEGEIDACATPRRSDGDLGDGSGNGEQTDSSEKTYRLSSMRIHAKTSGGEDGAGHDTDDGWHFAHESLVDELRTAPQMPQGDAIHWRGALLDPVTEAGGKALLRALADRLAAPAAWADAIKAARNKGLLLGRGVAYATLGAEVGPVQTADHRADASLPVDIGRNAPSYMAWIVELAVDRRTGAMQLQRVVAGRAEGVLPGANSADPAFQIDGLSESLVTQALQGLLGSPSAQQLDGPGLSVPFDESADSQPWVRTASLGGPATDASIAQYAGSEGALSPALGPRDTTETTFDPAGKSRWQRVAAGLAAAAVANAVFAANGKRERSMPIRLFGPVAGAADGADRDAVLPRGAAPRGDVGTVDDVPASASRVEHVERRDIRRAPLVGGRRRWGGRLAATAGAMVVGALSWQALVTDGAVRMLGPLRPFRNEIPRVAPPAPDTWTAATIERGRRLAAAADCAVCHTAEGAAASTGGRPFDTPFGTVYSTNLTPDVKDGIGGWSYSAFERAMREGISRDGRHLYPVFPYTAFGKMTDADMTALYAFLMTRAPEATPAALATRRTALGFPWGVRPLLAGWNALYLDRQPFAPDPSRSAEWRRGAYLVEALGHCGACHTPRNALGAERGGPGTAAYLSGGLADGWTAPALIGQGDAPQPWTEAALYDYLRVGFSAEHGVAAGPMAPVVRNLATLPAADVRAIAHYVASWHAAGQQTIAPAPDAVSMPRSEVALPAALQPGKRLFDAACAVCHTPQAGVGHFGVRPEMALNSSIQAEKPDNLLRVILAGIDDPASPDLGFMPGFADAYDDAQIAALAGYLRAEHAPDRPAWTDLRAASARVRAALTHEHATQ